Genomic DNA from Halobaculum sp. CBA1158:
CGCTCGATGAGTGACGAGCGCCCCGACGGCGGCGACCGCGGCGGTCGCGCCGGCGATGACGATCGCGACGATCGCCGCGGTCGCGGGGATCGCAGCGATCGCGGCGGCCGCCGCGGGGATGTCGATCACCGCGACGGCGACTCGGGGCTTCGGCCCGCGGACCGGCGAGCCGAGGTCGGCGAGCCGGTCGTTCGCGGCGACCCGGCGGTCGCCGGCGAACGCGCCGAGCGGGCCGCGCGCTTCGACCCCGACGACGACGAGAGCCTCGCCGAGGCCGCCGAGACCGTCCGTCAGTTCGCCGGCGACGCCGTCGGCGGCGACGACAACGTCGTGATGCTGCGCGGGGCGGCCGCCTGCGCGGCGCTCGTGCGCGGCCACGGTTCGTACAAGGCGGCCGCCGAGGCCGCCGGCGACGGCGTGCAGGTGTCGTTCATCCGGAAGTGGGCGCGGGTGCACGACCTCCCCGAGTCCGTCCGGCGACACGTCGCCCGCGGCGACATCGCCCCGACGGCGGCGAAGCACGTCGCCCGCGTCGCCGGCGACGCGCGCTTCCGGGTGGCGTGGGCGATCCTCGACGCCGATCTCACGGTCCGAGAGGTCCGCCGGATCGCCTCGGCGATCAACGACGGCACCGACCCCGAGATCGCCCTGCGCGAGGAGGGCGTCACCCCCGGCAGACTTCGGGTCGACCTCCCGCCGGCGGTGTACCGACGGCTCAGGGACCGCGCCTCCCTGGAGAACCGCGAGCCCGGCGACGTGATCGCCGACGCGCTCGAGACCTACCGCTGATCGGGGGCGGTCGTCGCGTCGGCGACGCTTCGTAAACGCTTATGCGGGCACGACGGTAAGTCCGGCCCAGGGCTGGTAGCTCAGTTAGGGAGAGCGTCCGGCTTTTAACCGGACGGTCGGGGGTTCGAATCCCTCCCAGCCCGCTCCCGTGTGCCGCACGTGACGAACAAAGTGAGGAGCCGCGGCGCACGGACGGTGTCCGAGGGATCCGAAGTAGACGGCGGCGAGCGAAGCGAGCCGACGGCGTGGTTCGAATCCCTCCCAGCCCGCTGTTCTCACGAGCGAAGCGAGTGTGAACAGCGCTCGCTGGAGGGGTTCGAACTACGGCACGAGTGAGCAAAGCAGGTCGGCGAGTCGCTACCGGAGTTCCCGTTCGAGGAACGTCACGGCGTCGTCGACGGCCGCCCCGTCGTCCGCGGCTCGGGGGAGCAGCAGGCGATAGGTCGTGCCGCCGGCGTCGAGCACCACGGCGTCGCGCTCGCGGGCGACCGCCGTCAGCGACCGGTACGGCACGACGAGTCGCCCCCCGTCGTCGCCGTCGACCACGACGACCGCGGCGGTGTCGGTGAACGCGACGGCGGCGGCCCCCCGCAGGGACGAGCCGCAGGAGCCGCCGACCGGGTCGCCCGCGCGGAGGCGCAGGAGGTGATGCGGCTGTTCGTGCTCGGAGAGCGCGTCCGACACCGGCGGGAAGCCGCGGGCGTCGCCGGCGAGGCGGTCGGCCGTCACCGAGTCGCCGACGGCCGCCGCGACGGTCTCGGTCGTCTCCCGGGTGGAGTCCCGTCGGTCGGCTGACGCGGAGGTGTTCTCGCGGTCCGTCGAGTCGGCCTCGGCGGCGTGCGAATCCGAGGGGTCGACGGAGTTCGCGTCGGGAAGGCCGGTCGGGGGCGAATCGAGCGACGGAGCGGGGTCTGTCCCGGGGTCGGGATCGGGACTCGCGTCGGGGAGTGAACGGTCGGCGGCCGTCGCCTGCTCGGGCCGATCACTCGGGGGGCGCGCGGGGCGGGAGCCGACGCCGTCCGTCGGGGGGAGGATCCCGGTCGACGGGTCCACATCCGCGGGGGTCGAGGCGGGACCCGACCCGTCCGCGATGCTCTCGGCGGTGTGGGCCGGTGCGTCCGGGTCGTCGTGGGACGCGTCCGGGTCGGTGCGGGACCCGTCCGATCCCTCCCGGGACAGAGCCGACTCGTCGCCGCGGCGGAAGCCGAGCGTGAAGACGGTTCCGTCGGGGTCGTTCGCGCGGATGTCGACTTCGCCTCCGTACACCTCCATGAGTCGGTCGACGAAGAACAGGCTCAGCCCCTC
This window encodes:
- a CDS encoding PAS domain-containing sensor histidine kinase is translated as MSTNDPVVYREAFRETVDPAVITDTDLVITDVNDAAREFTGYDREELIGSTPATFVSDEAVYADIEETVREGERWADEFEFTTRDGGLVYGHGCASPLVIDGDTRGYALVFSDMTRRRRYEESLRILNRVLRHNLRNDANVVLGHVERVADEVAERVDGPGVASLLDSLDTAADRVDDMLERARTTRRFSGVLAGDTGTLRPIDLAAALEEAVADAPTADVSVTDEVSGPLPVLADEMLPSALYAVVENAIEHNDAAHPRLHLSAREEDDRVVLSIADNGPGIDPSRHDEIFGYGEHTQVEHGEGLSLFFVDRLMEVYGGEVDIRANDPDGTVFTLGFRRGDESALSREGSDGSRTDPDASHDDPDAPAHTAESIADGSGPASTPADVDPSTGILPPTDGVGSRPARPPSDRPEQATAADRSLPDASPDPDPGTDPAPSLDSPPTGLPDANSVDPSDSHAAEADSTDRENTSASADRRDSTRETTETVAAAVGDSVTADRLAGDARGFPPVSDALSEHEQPHHLLRLRAGDPVGGSCGSSLRGAAAVAFTDTAAVVVVDGDDGGRLVVPYRSLTAVARERDAVVLDAGGTTYRLLLPRAADDGAAVDDAVTFLERELR